DNA sequence from the Vicia villosa cultivar HV-30 ecotype Madison, WI linkage group LG3, Vvil1.0, whole genome shotgun sequence genome:
ggaagtcttttattaaagttcttcgagtatttatttcagggggagattatttatctcagggggagattgttaatctcagggggagacatattcatatgcttatgctatagctgtgtaatttgtcctttgccgtctgctctttctgatcgcaaattcatatcatttatatatgtttttgtcatcatcaaaaagggggagattgttagaacaagatttgttctgatcaattatctgagttttgatgataacaataaaatgaattttgcttaagataatatggtactctaatccaatgcaatttccttttcaggaaatatataaagagtatgcataattcagcgctcagaagctttgtctcaaagggttcagcatgcaacatcagaacatggtctggcaagacatcagaagatggtcgaagcagaatcagaacatgggtctatggaagcatcagaagaacatgagatcagaagcactgaagttctgatggtatcacgcacagaagcacttcaaggtcagaagatcagaagatgctttgcaccaagctgtttgactctgatgatattcaaatgttgtattcacaaacatcagatcagaaggaagtacaagtggcaagctacgctgactgacaaaaggaacgttaaaagctattataggcaacgtcagtagacacagcgtgaacaaggctcgaggtagttgacaaaagcgtataacattaaatgcgatgctgtacggaacacgcaaagcattaaatgcactcaacggtcatcttctccaacgcctataaatatgaagttctgatgagaagcaaggttaacgattctgaacaaaacaactcatattaacttgctgaaactctgttctattcaaagctcagaatcttcatcttcatcaaagctcactacattgctgttgtaatatattagtgagattaagcttaaacgttaagagaaatatcacagtttgtgattatagcttttaagaagcaattgtaatactcttagaattgattacattaagttgtaaggaactagagtgatcgtgtggatcagaatactctagaaagtcttagaggttatctaagcaggttgtaactagagtgatcgtgtggatcagaatactctagaaagtcttagagggtatctaagcagttgttcctggagtgatcagtgtgtgatcagaagactctggaagacttagttgctgactaagtggagaaccattgtaatccgtgcgattagtggattaaatcctcagttgaggtaaatcatctctgcgggggtggactggagtagtttagttaacaacgaaccaggataaaaataactgtgcaatttatttttatctgtcaagttttttaaagctacacttattcaaacccccccccccccctttctaagtgtttttctatccttcatggataattcaggatttttgcaagtggatcttaatagggtggggtacaaagatgagccttttattctagcctctcaagctaaaaaAGTGTTCTATATCactgatccgacaagtacgaaatggtctatagtgcttttatctaacaaagtaattgatgaaaacattggagatcaaggtgatattgatgTTGAGATTGAATTGTTTACTAGAAATGATCAAGATGGGAATATTATAGCGAATGAATCAtatattagaaatgatcataatgagggtatttggatcaatccaactgTGCGTGTTGTTATGGGACGAGTATAACATATTcctacaaagaaaagaaagagatgttggtgaaaaaggtaatagtataatTATAGCCTATATCAttcaatataatttaaatatatgtcTTATATATAGATTCAATATATGGATTATGGATTTTTATATTtgtcatttcatttttatttttttctttattacaggTCAAATGGCTAGTGTTGTACCTcaattttgaccactgagatcccaccatatttcAAATAGTatgatcatcatcatcctcattatcatcatgcacatatcatttgctaaccaaaaaatacaaataattgttatttgttgcttgtgtcctaagacaggagactgatcaaaGAGTAGActaagcaaattagggttttgaggcccacaaggaagttcaacatcctcctatgattcaaagggttctcctatcaatatcaaaatccaagGATGGCCCAATTCAAGAGGGCTTTCTTTGATTCGACCTTAGCTAATTAGGCGTAGTAAggttcaggatcttttgctagaGGGATAGACCTAAATACTCTAAGTGTATTAGTCATATACTCTAACCTAATGGTCTCTTGGGCTAGAGAAGTCTTAGTCGAAGAACCTACAACATCTGCGTTCTTAATAAAGAGCAGTTTACCCTTATCATCTAATTTATTCTTACTAACTAGGGGCCTAGTTTTATAGTAAGCAGGAAAGAAGTTAGCTTGTAAATGAGCGTCAGGACCAAGCAGAGGACCCATGAATGCATGAGTCTTACTAGAAATTTTGTAAGTTAttattacctgagaagcataaatgAAGTTTCTTTCTTCCAAGTAAGGTTCTAGTATGTATTCTTGATTCCCAACAAGTACTGTGTGTTGAAACTCTAGAACAGGTTGAGAAGCTTCCATGATTTGCGTTTGCTGGGCATGTTCAGTTGAGGAAGCCATTGATGAAGAAAGAttgtttgaagaagatgaagaaaggtTTAAAGAGGTTTAGTGTTCTTCAGAAAGCAAACAAAGGGTATGATTGCAAAGGAAACGGAAAAATTACACAAGCGACTGAACTCACTATTTATAGGGTTAGGAAAATAGCCCCTATAAATttctaattaatatattaatgggGTTAGTGGGGCACGTGGCCAAAGACGATTGGTTCGCCAGACGGTTTCGCAGTTAATGACCTCTCTCCTAGTTcctaggagtaatgatcagacGTAATGGCGCATTGTTTTGAGAAGATGTTTTGAAAGAAAGGTCATAATGACTCTGACATCATTCAGAATCTTGGAATTCAAAGGTCTTCAGAGGTCGAAATCTAAAAGTgtcaagaaatgcctatttctgtttatcttttgaaataggcatttattgggggcaatttgttaggtGGAAATTTCGACATAATGTCCGTGTTCTTCGAAGACATATGTCTCGAGGAAGGAGTGACTTGTATTGGCTATTTTTTATTATGTGTTAGTATTTTTTcctaatcaaattaaaatataagtgaaTTACCTTCGAAGCCTAAGGAGTGAAAAGACTTAGGATATTctgatatattttattattattcgcAAAGACACGTTGCTTCGCGTCAAAGAGTTTCgagcgggaggatttgaattttaaAGTGTTTCATTTGAATCAAGAAGGACACGTGGAACTCCAGGAATTCGAAGTGCATGCAAAtgagcaacgtggcatctcaTTAGAGTAGGACCGTTAgagtcgaattagtataaataagggtcttaattgTAGGATCCAGGGGTGtgcattttgtacaaattactcacaaatcactcaagtaccaagcgtaagagaaagagttttcgctgagaaatgtacgtgtaacaccattaTATTTTCAATATTTATCCTTCATTTTATAAACGCAAGTCATTTAATTGTCTTTACATTTCCTGTCGAATCATTTACATTTACAATCTAGTTACTTCAAATTACTTTCTGCAACTTCTTTCATTGCACTGTCTGTTATATTATCTTTTACATCAAGCCTTAGTTTAAAGCATTTCTTGTAGAAGTAAAACTCAGAAATATGACTTCAATTATCACAATAGACATTTTTTGACACacgtcctaggatcaatctagtcgatcctgtgagtaaccaaatataattaataatttggaggactagcggttgtttaccggaaatcaccgtaaacagaaaGTTCCACCTAACTTTATCGTAAGCTTTTTCGAAATCCACTTTGAAAAGGAGACATTTCTTTTCTTCCTTAGTTTCATAGTCCACCAACTCATTAGCTACAAGAATCCCATCAATCATTTGTCTTCTCGGCACAAAAGCGCTTTGACAATTCGAAATTATAGAAGAAAGAACCTTCTTAATCCTATTAGCCAAAACTTTAGAAATGATTTTATGGATGCACCCCACTAAGCAAATAGAACGATACTCGTCAAGACCCAACAAATTAGAAGTCTTCGAAATAAGAGATATAAACGAAGAGGTAATAGACTTTGATAACATCGCTCCTTTGTAAAAATCTCTAAAACACTATAGAACATCATCTTTTAAGAAAGACCAACAACTCttgaagaagagaagagaaaagtcATCTGGGCCCGGGCTCTTAGAACCATCACAATTCTAAACTGCTTGCTTGATCTCCAACTCCAAAAAAGGGGTCTCCAAATCATTCCTATCTTTtgaactcaacgaaaagagagaAATTCCATCTAAGTAAGGTCTATTAAAACAAACTTCTTTGAATTTAtcttcaaaatgaattttaaCCGCCTCTATGACCTCCCTCACCAAATTCACCACACCTCTACtagtaattaaattaataatatgattCTTACTCCTCGTTTCCTTCATAATCCTATGAAAAAGTTTACTATTGTTATCCCCATCATTCAACCACAAATATAAAAAACGTAAGTTATTTAGCTGGGGACTTTTTCCCAAACTATTTTACTGACACACTGCATTTATCTGTAATCTGTGCCACCTACTCTACGCCTAGTCTAGTGTGTCTAACGCTGGAAATTTGGTTTTGCACTTTGCGAGAGGGAAAGCCCCTCACTAAATAATGAGGGGGGAAGCCCCGCGCAAAATAGTTGCGACCAACTATTTAGCTAGTTGGGTTGACTCCTCGCAAATTTCCATtttgtgagttttttttttttttttgtgtttgtgagaggTTTAACTCCTAACTAAATAGACTTTTTCTTATATTGCACAAAATACTATTAATTAAACAAAACTTATCAAtcataataaatttcaaataatttgCACCATCTTAAAAACACGAGGTTCAAAGAAATTCTATAATCCTGTGTTTCTTACTTTATTAACGTATTGACCGCATTTTAATTTGTTGGGAAATGTAATGTCTTAACATTCATACATAGGATATAAgactttgaaattttattttgttgataatTTATTTAGATGATTAATACAAGCAAATTTATAGTGACCATGTTTAATGAATGATTAGCTAATATAATAACGTGTAGTAACTCGTAAATTATCCACAAAACAAAAGTAATTACCATTTGAAACATTATAAACCATAATTTCCAggcatttaaatatatataataataataataatcattaattaAGATAAGTAGTCAAATATACGCTTGAAAAATAACTAAATAACATATCATCTATttaaattgttgtcaaaatatgtttttaaatttCTCTACAAACCAAATTGATACGGCTAAACTATTGTCCACATAGTTTCTTATCAAAGACTTAAAAAATTCAAAGTCGTCGAATCTTGTTTGGAGCTATTTCAATTTTCAAGCTTTCCCATTAGCCAAAATTTTAGATAATCACATTTGCATCTTTCAACAAATCATACTCATCCCATTTCAATTAAATCTTCTTCTGTAATCCAAACAATCATTCAATGACCATTCTTACTACCCAAATATCttttcttttgcttcttcttttaTATCTATCTTCACATTCCCCAAAACCATGTCTACCAATGATGAGAGGATGGTTTCATGCAATGAGAGAGACCGAGAGATACTCTTAACCTTCAAAGAGGGAATCGTTGATAGTTATGGTCGAATATCAACATGGACAACCGAAAAAGATTGTTGTGCTTGGGAAGGAATCCACTGTGACAACATTACTAGAAGAGTTACACGAGTGGAGCTACCATTTATTTTTAAAGACGGGCACACCAAATATTTGAAAGGTGAGATGAATCTTTGTATTTTAAAACTTGAGTTTCTAAGTCACTTGGATTTGAGCGACAATGCCTTTAATATGGTAACTATTCCATCTAATCACCACAACATCACACATGTATCTAAACTTCTCTACCTTGATTTATCTATGAATGGTAACATTGTCATGGATAATCTTGAATGGCTTTCTCCATTTTCTTCTTTGAAATATCTCAACCTTCGCAAAATTGATCTTCATAGAGAATCTAATTGGCTTCATGCAGTGGCTATGTTTCCTTCACTATCAGAGTTACAGTTGGGGGGTTGTAAACTAAACACCTTCATACTCAACCCATCAATTGAGTATATGAATTTGTCTTCACTTATCACTCTTGATCTTTCTTTCAACAACTTCACCTCTCATTTTCCTGGTAAATTTTTTAATCTCACGAAACATATCACCTATCTTGATCTTAGAGGGAGTAATATACAAGGTGAGATACTTTCAAACATACTAAACCTTCGAAATTTAAGACACCTTTATCTCTCTTATAACCAACTCAGAGGATCAATTCCACATGAAATAGGCCAACTATCACATATTCAAACACTTGATCTTTACAAGAACATGTTAAGTGGTTGCATTCCTCCAAGTCTGGGAAACCTCTCATCCTTATATTCTCTATCTATTGGCTTTTAATAATTTCTCTGGTGAAAtctcaaaaaaaaactttttccaaactcaATAGTTTAGATTCACTAGACTTGAGTAGTTTAAATGTTGTAttcaaatttgatttttattgggTTCCTCCTTTCCAACTCAGTGCACTTTATTTGAGTCAAACAAATCTAGGCCCAAATTTTCCATCATGGATATACACTCAGAAATCATTGGAGTCTCTCGATTTATACAGCTCGGGAATTTCATTGGTAGATAGGAATAAGTTTGTGAATCTTATAGAAACAATAAGCTATAGTATTGTTTTGTCAGACAATTCGATGGCTCCAGATTTATCAAACATAACATTGAAGGCttactcttttttatttttggatcACAATAATTTCACAGGAAGCCTCCCAAACTTATCACCAATGACCgaatttgttgatttttcttACAACTCATTTTTTGGATCAATTCCACATAGTTGGAAGAACTTAAAAAGTTTATATTTCATTAGCTTGTGGAGTAATAAGTTATCAGGTGAAGTTCTAGTGCACCTCTCTCAATCGACACAATTGCTAGTCATGAACTTGGGAGAAAATGAATTTTCAGGAACCATGCCAATCAACATGCCACCAGGCTTAGAAGTGATCATATTGAGAGCTAACCAATTTGAAGGGAACATTCCAACAGTGTTATTCAATCTCTCATCTTTATTCCATTTGGACCTAGCACATAACAAGCTTTCAGGATCTATTCCGGACTGCGGTTATAACTTGACTCATATGGTTACTAATCAATCTTTAGCTACATGGTATGGTAGTATAATTGAATTGTTTCAAAAAGGTCAAGATTATGTGTATACAACCAACCCTGATAGGCGAACTATTGACCTTTTAGTCAATAGCTTTTCAGGAAAAGTACCAATGGAATTATTTCGTCTTGTTCAAGTTCAAACATTAAATTTGTCTCACAATAATTTTATGGGAACAATACCAAAGACAATTGGAGGAATGAAAAATCTTGAATCTCTAGATCTCTCTAATAATATGTTTTATGGTGAAATTCCAGAAAGCACGAGTGTCCTGAATTTTTTAGACTATTTGAATCTATCTCACAACAATTTGATTGGAAAAATCCCAATTGGAACACAACTTCAAAGTTTTGATGCATCTAGCTACTTTGGAAATCCAAATTTGTGCGGAGCTCCTCTAAATAATTGTACCACAGAAGAAGAAAATCCTAAAAATGTAACACCAACaagaagaaatgaagatgagGACTCTATGAGAGAATCTTTATATCTAGGCATGGGAGTTGGGTTTGCAGTAGGTTTCTGGGGGATGTGTGGTTCTTTGTTTCTTCTTAGAAAATGGAGGCACACATATTATCAGTTTGTTGATGGAGTTAGTGACAAGATCTATGTAACTTTCATCGTAATGTTGAATCGTTTCAAGAGAAATTAAACTTCGATTAACTAAGGTTAGTAAAATTGACTTCAAAATTTTATTGATCAAAACTATTTATatagtataatatttttatttaaatttaatttatgacATGTTTCATTGAGCAACTATTGatcattttgctttattttcgAGTTATCTGCCGGACTTATATTCATTGTATTTGTTTCATACTTTACTAGGTCACTTTGTATGTGGAAGATCTTGCATTCTTATGCAAATTGTGGAAATATTATTTTCCAAAGGATTCAATACCATTATATAAACACTGTTGCTTTTGAATTTAAGTTTCATCTGTTGTaatacttttgtttttattgaaTATGTTTTCTTAGTAGTCAGGTAAGTGTTGCATTAATGTTGTTATTGAGGTTTATTTTCACCTAAGGTTTTGTGTATCTCTCTCCTTAATTTTTATGCAAAATATATAGTTTTGGACACTGTTACGCATAATATGTACTTGTCATCAGGGGCTTTAAAATGTGAAAGTGCTGTCAAATTTGATTTGTGGTACAAAATATAAAATTTCATTGTCATATCTAAAATTAATTGATTCCAACTTACCAAATTTTTTGGTAAGTTTGTCAAAGATTTTATCCACTAATTTACAATGAAACTATATGTAAAttcttataatttaaattaataaatcagaaaGGATTGATGAACGGGGATGGATCCCCTAACTTTTGCGCGGCAACTCCTTTCTAACTTTCATCAATCATAGACCGTTCAATTAATCTAATTGTCTATTTTTTGCTACGTgtcatatgttagaacaagatttgttttgatcaatattcttagttttgatgataacaaggatatgaattttgtgtgagataatgtggtactctaatacattgcaatttccctttcaggaaatatataaagagtatgcacaaatcagcgctcagaagctttgtctcagaaggttcagcatgcaacatcagaacatggtctggcaagacatcagaagatggtcaaggcagaatcagaacatgggtctatgaaagcatcagaagaacttgagatcagaagcagaagcactgaagttctcatggtatcacgctcagaagcacttcaaggtcagaagacaagaagatgctatgcaccaagctgtttgactctgatgatattcaaatattttattcacaaacatcagatcagaagaaagtacaggtggcaggctacgctgactgacaaaaggaacgttggaaactattaaaggcaacgtcagtagacacagcgtgaacaaggctcgaggtagttgacaaaagcgtgaaacattaaatgcaaagctgtacggaacacgcaaagcattaaatgcgttcaacggtcatcttctcaaacgcctataaatatgaagttctgatgagaagcaaggtagacgatttgctaacaattaacttgctgaaacgctgatcaaatccaaagctcagaaacttcatcttcatcaaagctcactacattgctgttgtaatatattagtgagattaagcttaaacgttaagagaaatatcactgttgtgattatagcttttaagaagcattgtaaaactcttatttgattacattaagttgtaaggaactagagtgatcaagtgttgatcaggatactctaggaagtcttagcttgtgtctaagcagttgtaattagagtgatcacgtggtggtcaggatactctaagaaagtcttagcttgtgtctaagcaattgttcctggagtgatcaggatactctggaagacttagtcgcggactaagtggaaaaccattgtaatctgttgcgattagtggattaaatcctcaggtgaggtaaatcactccgtgggggtggactggagtagtttagttaacaacgaaccaggataaaaataactgtgcaatttatttttatcgctcaagtttttaagactacacttattcaaaccccccctttctaagtgtttttctatccttcaattggcatcagagcgccggttctaaggtgcaagcacttaaccgtgtttagaaaagattcaggaagagaaaaacgcttcagtaaaagatggctggtgaatctcaagtaaatccaactccatctacatctggctctgctgagcaatacaatggtaacaatggttatactagaccaccaatattcgatggtgaaaactttgaatattggaaagataaactggaaagttactttcttggtctggatgctgatctatgggatcttctgttggatggttacaaacatcctgttaaagctactggtgtaaggctcacgagaagcgaaatgaatgatgatcaaaagaaagatttcaaaaatcatcacaaatgcaggactgttttgctgaatgctatctctcatgctgagtatgagaagatatctaacagggaaacggcccatgacatatatgagtccttgaagatgactcatgaaggaaatgctcaagtcaaggagactaaagctcttgctctaatccagaagtatgaagccttcaagatggaggatgatgaagacattgagaagatgttttcaagatttcaaactctaactgctggattgagagttcaggataaaggctacaccaaggctgatcatgtaaagaagattatcagaagcttacccagaagatgaggcccaatggtgactgcattcaagattgcgaagaatctgaatgaagtgtctttggaagagcttatcagtgccttgagaagccatgaaatagagctggacgcaaacgagcctcagaagaaaggtaagtctattgcattaaaatctattgttaaaaaatgcactaacgcttttcaggctagagaagaagatcctgaagaatcagaatctgaagaagaagatgaactgtccatgatctccagaagggtaaaccaactctggaagagcaagcaaaggaagttcagaagcttcagaagttcaaagagatttgaacgtggagaatcttctggtgacagaagatctgacaagaagaaggctgtttgctatgagtgcaatgagcctggacattacaagaatgagtgtccaaaacttcagaaggagaatcccaagaagaagtttcataagaagaaaggtcttatggcaacatgggatgattctgaatcagaatcaggatcagactctgaaggagagcaggcaaactttacgctgatggcgacagaagatgatggatcagaatctacgtcagaatcagattctgaagaggtattttctgaactatctagagaagagttagtttccagtctaacagagcttcttgaattaaaagctcatcttagtatcaaatacaaaaagctgaaaaagcaatttgaatttgaaactaagaagcttgagttggaaaattctgaattaaaagaaaaagttttaaaattatccaataatgttggatctccttctgattcagaaaaatccactcccagtctgaatcatattctgaaagaatatgatttaagtttcaggaagttcttatctagaagtattggtagaagtcagctagcttctatgatatatgctgtgtctggaaacaagagagttggcattggttatgagggtgaaatcctatacaagcttgaatctgtggatgatatgaaaatatcatacaagcctctgtataaccaatttaaatatggccactcccatgatattaagcacacatcacatgcacaaagttttcacataacacacaccaagaagcatgtgacacaacctaagaaata
Encoded proteins:
- the LOC131662452 gene encoding LOW QUALITY PROTEIN: receptor-like protein EIX1 (The sequence of the model RefSeq protein was modified relative to this genomic sequence to represent the inferred CDS: deleted 2 bases in 2 codons), with translation MSTNDERMVSCNERDREILLTFKEGIVDSYGRISTWTTEKDCCAWEGIHCDNITRRVTRVELPFIFKDGHTKYLKGEMNLCILKLEFLSHLDLSDNAFNMVTIPSNHHNITHVSKLLYLDLSMNGNIVMDNLEWLSPFSSLKYLNLRKIDLHRESNWLHAVAMFPSLSELQLGGCKLNTFILNPSIEYMNLSSLITLDLSFNNFTSHFPGKFFNLTKHITYLDLRGSNIQGEILSNILNLRNLRHLYLSYNQLRGSIPHEIGQLSHIQTLDLYKNMLSGCIPPSLGNLSSLYSLSIGFNNFSGEISKKTFSKLNSLDSLDLSSLNVVFKFDFYWVPPFQLSALYLSQTNLGPNFPSWIYTQKSLESLDLYSSGISLVDRNKFVNLIETISYSIVLSDNSMAPDLSNITLKAYSFLFLDHNNFTGSLPNLSPMTEFVDFSYNSFFGSIPHSWKNLKSLYFISLWSNKLSGEVLVHLSQSTQLLVMNLGENEFSGTMPINMPPGLEVIILRANQFEGNIPTVLFNLSSLFHLDLAHNKLSGSIPDCGYNLTHMVTNQSLATWYGSIIELFQKGQDYVYTTNPDRRTIDLLVNSFSGKVPMELFRLVQVQTLNLSHNNFMGTIPKTIGGMKNLESLDLSNNMFYGEIPESTSVLNFLDYLNLSHNNLIGKIPIGTQLQSFDASSYFGNPNLCGAPLNNCTTEEENPKNVTPTRRNEDEDSMRESLYLGMGVGFAVGFWGMCGSLFLLRKWRHTYYQFVDGVSDKIYVTFIVMLNRFKRN